A genomic window from Gossypium hirsutum isolate 1008001.06 chromosome D10, Gossypium_hirsutum_v2.1, whole genome shotgun sequence includes:
- the LOC107914144 gene encoding protein transport protein Sec61 subunit gamma, with protein MDAIDSVFDPLREFAKDSVRLVKRCHKPDRKEFTKVAFRTAIGFVVMGFVGFFVKLIFIPINNIIVGSG; from the exons ATGGACGCAATTGATTCAGTTTTCGATCCGCTAAGAGAGTTCGCTAAGGATAGTGTTCGTCTTGTCAAGAGATGCCACAAGCCCGATCGAAAAG aatttacgAAGGTGGCGTTTCGTACAGCGATCGGATTCGTGGTTATGGGATTCGTAGGGTTTTTCGTCAAGCTCATCTTCATCCCCATTAACAACATTATTGTTGGATCTGGTTAG
- the LOC107914143 gene encoding ribonucleoside-diphosphate reductase small chain, which produces MPSIPEEPLLAANPDRFCMFPIQYPEVWEMYKKAEASFWTAEEVDLSSDLRHWETLTADEHHFISHVLAFFAASDGIVLENLAVRFMKEVQISEARAFYGFQIAIENIHSEMYSLLLETYIKDSDEKNRLFRAIETVPCVAKKAEWAMKWIDGGETFAERLIAFACVEGIFFSGSFCAIFWLKKRGLMPGLTFSNELISRDEGLHCDFACLLYSLLRSKLSEERVRGIVRDAVDIEREFVCDALPCALVGMNGELMSRYIEFVADRLLGALGYGKMYNVVNPFDWMELISLQGKTNFFEKRVGEYQKAAVMSSLNGNGGTHEFKMDEDF; this is translated from the coding sequence ATGCCTTCAATTCCAGAAGAGCCACTGCTGGCCGCGAACCCAGACCGATTCTGTATGTTTCCGATCCAATACCCAGAAGTATGGGAAATGTACAAGAAAGCCGAAGCGTCGTTTTGGACCGCAGAGGAAGTCGATCTGTCTTCCGATCTTCGTCACTGGGAAACTCTCACCGCCGATGAGCATCACTTCATTAGTCACGTTCTCGCCTTTTTCGCCGCCTCCGATGGCATAGTCCTTGAGAACCTTGCTGTTCGGTTCATGAAAGAGGTCCAGATCTCCGAGGCGCGTGCTTTTTATGGTTTCCAAATCGCTATCGAAAATATCCACTCCGAGATGTACAGTCTCCTTCTCGAGACTTACATAAAAGATTCCGATGAAAAGAACCGTCTTTTCCGCGCCATCGAGACGGTGCCGTGTGTGGCTAAAAAAGCCGAGTGGGCTATGAAATGGATCGACGGCGGAGAAACTTTCGCCGAACGGTTAATCGCTTTTGCTTGCGTAGAAGGGATCTTTTTCTCCGGAAGTTTCTGTGCCATATTTTGGTTAAAAAAGAGGGGGTTAATGCCCGGATTAACTTTCTCAAACGAGTTAATCTCACGAGATGAAGGTCTCCACTGCGATTTCGCTTGCTTGCTGTACTCTCTCCTCCGGTCAAAGCTGAGTGAAGAGCGCGTGAGGGGGATAGTAAGGGACGCGGTGGACATAGAGAGGGAGTTCGTATGCGATGCTCTCCCCTGCGCGTTGGTTGGGATGAACGGCGAGTTAATGAGTCGGTACATCGAGTTCGTAGCGGATCGGCTGCTGGGAGCGTTAGGGTACGGAAAGATGTACAATGTGGTCAACCCATTTGATTGGATGGAACTGATATCGTTGCAAGGGAAAACCAATTTCTTCGAGAAAAGGGTTGGAGAGTATCAAAAGGCGGCGGTCATGTCGAGTTTGAATGGTAATGGTGGCACCCATGAGTTCAAGATGGATGAAGACTTTTAG